Proteins from one Gallus gallus isolate bGalGal1 chromosome 15, bGalGal1.mat.broiler.GRCg7b, whole genome shotgun sequence genomic window:
- the GGT5 gene encoding glutathione hydrolase 5 proenzyme translates to MQSHIRAAGACWQVYLALLSQMEARGPRRFPWGYGLYWTTLHILLECSHFSHEDVRRGQDLKQVIEKGGVNYKEAEPTSVRPPPSHHCGILHFPWQQSRRLRRRTESFPGTSGRAGADMTTGRICCLVLLTLGVLAVVVVLLVTLTQPKCAPQQYLHGAVAADTETCSNIGRDILKRGGSAVDAAIAGLICTSVMNPQSSGLGGGVVFTIYNASTGTVEVINARETAPQGIPSDLLSGCTSLHIGPKWIAVPGEIRGYEEAHKRYGRLPWKSLFEPTIKLLSDPLVVSPVMDKIINHQNFSHVGRNLCPLICDGQRFLTRGKTFRWPALQKTLKILAESGATAFYEGEIGKALVEDIKKVGSVITMEDLKAYKAEVSSALNITLNKNITVFSPPPPMGGAVLLFILKILEEYKFHQASLATPKEKGETYHLIAEVLKFGNMLKPEMKDPTFSEAKAVVAMMLCNKTAERVRSKIDARGDHPVDHYNFSKFLSNCNYESKGTSHISVLAADGSAVSATSTINFPFGSFVYSNQTGIILNNELADFCTGKSSIRAGERPPSAMVPSILISKSGDMLVIGGAGGDWIISATAMAIINKLWFGYDLERAISSPIMHTNKDSILFEEHFSQDVRNSLLKRGHKEQKVEFSMNVVQGVSKEGKCISAYSDKRKLGKSAGY, encoded by the exons ATGCAGAGTCATATTAGAGCTGCGGGGGCTTGTTGGCAGGTATACCTAGCATTACTAAGCCAGATGGAGGCACGGGGACCAAGGAGATTCCCCTGGGGCTATGGTTTATATTGGACAACACTACATATTCTCTTGGAGTGTTCTCACTTCTCCCATGAAG ATGTACGGCGCGGGCAAGATTTAAAGCAGGTCATTGAGAAGGGTGGAGTGAACTATAAG GAGGCAGAGCCCACTTCAGTGAGACCTCCTCCCTCCCATCACTGCGGGATCCTCCACTTCCCCTGGCAGCAAAGCAGGCGCCTTCGCAGGAGAACCGAGAGCTTCCCAGGCACCTCTGGCCGTGCAGGAGCGGACATGACGACAGGAAGGAtctgctgcctggtgctgctgaccCTCGGGGTGCTGGCGGTGGTGGTTGTGCTCCTGGTCACCCTGACTCAACCCAAGTGTGCTCCTCAGCAGTACCTGCACGGCGCTGTGGCTGCTGACACCGAGACCTGCTCTAACATCGGCCG GGACATCCTGAAAAGAGGGGGCTCAGCTGTGGATGCTGCCATTGCTGGTTTGATCTGCACGTCGGTGATGAACCCTCAGAGTTCAGGCCTGGGTGGCGGAGTCGTATTTACAATCTATAATGCAAGCACAG GAACAGTCGAGGTGATCAATGCCCGTGAAACAGCTCCCCAAGGCATTCCTAGTGATCTGTTGTCTGGCTGTACTAGTTTACACATCG GTCCCAAATGGATTGCTGTACCAGGAGAAATTCGTGGGTATGAAGAAGCCCATAAGCGATACGGCCGCTTGCCATGGAAATCCCTGTTTGAACCAACCATCAAGCTCCTTTCAGACCCACTGGTTGTTTCCCCAGTTATGGACAAAATAATCAATCACCAAAACTTCTCCCACGTGGGACGAAACCTGTG CCCATTGATTTGTGATGGTCAAAGGTTTTTGACACGTGGAAAGACCTTCAGGTggccagcactgcagaagaCGCTGAAAATCTTGGCAGAAAGTGGAGCTACAGCATTTTATGAGGGAGAGATAGGAAAGGCCCTGGTGGAAGACATTAAGAAAGTTG GGTCTGTTATCACAATGGAGGACCTTAAGGCATACAAAGCAGAAGTATCCTCAGCTCTGAACATTACCCTGAACAAAAACATCACAgtgttttctcctcctccacccaTGGGAGGTGCTGTGCTCCTGTTCATCCTCAAGATCCTGGAAG AGTATAAATTCCATCAGGCATCCTTGGCAACaccaaaagaaaagggagaaaccTACCATCTCATTGCAGAGGTCTTGAAGTTTGGCAATATGCTAAAACCAGAGATGAAAGACCCAACCTTCTCTGAAGCTAAG GCAGTTGTGGCAATGATGCTGTGTAACAAGACTGCTGAGCGTGTCAGAAGCAAAATAGATGCCCGTGGTGACCATCCAGTCGACCATTATAACTTCTCGAAGTTTCTCTCCAACTGCAACTATGAAAGTAAAGGCACAAGCCACATCTCTGTGCTCGCTGCAGATGGCAGTGCTGTGTCCGCCACCAGCACCATCAACTTCCC GTTTGGCTCCTTCGTTTATTCCAACCAGACTGGGATCATTTTGAATAATGAACTTGCTGATTTCTGCACAGGAAAGAGTAGTATTCGCGCCG GAGAGAGGCCTCCCTCAGCAATGGTGCCTTCTATCCTCATCTCCAAGTCAGGAGACATGCTGGTGATTGGAGGGGCAGGTGGGGACTGGATTATCAGTGCTACTGCTATG GCCATTATAAACAAGCTGTGGTTTGGTTATGACTTGGAACGTGCCATTTCATCTCCCATCATGCATACCAACAAAGACAGTATCCTGTTTGAGGAACACTTCAGTCAG GATGTTAGGAACAGCCTGCTGAAAAGAGGacacaaagaacagaaagttGAATTCTCAATGAATGTCGTGCAGGGAGTttccaaggaaggaaaatgcatcTCTGCTTACTCTGATAAAAGGAAGCTGGGGAAATCAGCTGGGTATTAG